In Streptomyces capitiformicae, one genomic interval encodes:
- a CDS encoding TetR/AcrR family transcriptional regulator, producing MGSAGGTGGRKVGRPRAEHRPDTGLSPRDELLAAAAELFTTHGYAATSTRALADRAGMRQASMYHYVSGKEELLAELLESTVTPSLTLARRLLADDATPAEDRLWELCRTDVQLLCGGPHNLGGLYLLPEVRTERFAGFHAVRAELKDAYRQLIAATAAGAALAKSELDLRTDLVFGLIEGVILVHRSDPDRPVSAFADATADAALRIAGV from the coding sequence ATGGGAAGCGCAGGTGGCACGGGTGGGCGAAAGGTCGGCAGGCCCCGGGCCGAACACCGGCCCGACACCGGCCTCTCGCCCCGTGACGAACTGCTCGCGGCCGCCGCCGAGTTGTTCACGACTCATGGCTACGCGGCCACCTCCACCCGCGCCCTGGCCGACCGCGCCGGCATGCGACAGGCGTCGATGTACCACTACGTCTCAGGCAAGGAGGAACTCCTCGCCGAGTTGCTGGAGTCGACGGTCACCCCCTCGCTGACCCTGGCCCGCCGCCTGCTCGCGGACGACGCGACCCCGGCCGAGGACCGGCTGTGGGAGCTGTGCCGCACCGACGTCCAACTGCTCTGCGGCGGCCCGCACAACCTCGGCGGGCTCTACCTCCTCCCGGAGGTCCGCACCGAACGCTTCGCGGGCTTCCACGCCGTACGGGCGGAACTCAAGGACGCCTATCGGCAGTTGATCGCGGCGACGGCGGCGGGCGCGGCGCTCGCCAAGAGTGAGCTGGACCTGCGTACGGACCTGGTGTTCGGCCTGATCGAGGGTGTCATCCTCGTCCACCGCTCCGACCCCGACCGGCCTGTGTCCGCGTTCGCCGACGCCACGGCGGATGCCGCGTTGCGGATCGCCGGGGTCTGA
- a CDS encoding roadblock/LC7 domain-containing protein, which translates to MIQQRANFDWMLKDLADGVPGIQQIVVLSADGLRIARYGGDPDAADRVAAACAGLQSLAGAVASEIPQSDGEMRMVIIQINGGYFYLMAAGSNAYLAVLANEIAEPGLMSNRMRDLVDRIGSHLTSPPRRNGQTV; encoded by the coding sequence GTGATCCAGCAGCGAGCCAATTTCGACTGGATGCTCAAGGATCTGGCCGACGGCGTGCCGGGCATCCAGCAGATCGTGGTGCTCTCCGCCGACGGCCTGCGCATCGCCCGCTACGGCGGTGACCCGGACGCCGCCGACCGGGTCGCCGCCGCCTGCGCGGGCCTGCAGAGCCTGGCCGGCGCCGTCGCCAGTGAGATTCCGCAGAGCGACGGCGAGATGCGGATGGTCATCATCCAGATCAACGGCGGCTACTTCTATCTGATGGCCGCCGGATCCAACGCCTACCTCGCGGTGCTCGCCAACGAGATCGCCGAGCCCGGGCTGATGAGCAACCGTATGCGCGACCTCGTCGACCGCATCGGCTCCCATCTGACCAGTCCGCCGCGGCGGAACGGGCAGACCGTATGA
- a CDS encoding 5-oxoprolinase/urea amidolyase family protein, whose translation MTFDTLLVANRGEIAVRIIRTARELGLRTVAVYSDADRATPHVRLADEAVRLGPAPAKESYLDADLVLKAAKDAGAGAIHPGYGFLSEDAAFARRCVDADIVFVGPTPEQLELFGTKHTARAAAEAAGVPLLPGTGLLASLDEALDRAAAIGWPVMLKATGGGGGIGMAACRSVDELTEAWERVQRVAAASFSAASSSGVYLERLVERARHVEVQVFGDGDGLVVTFGDRDCTLQRRNQKVVEEAPAPGLPDHVRAQLTASARDLCASVEYRSAGTVEFVYDTAREEAYFLEVNTRLQVEHPVTEEIYGVDLVAWMLRLARGDSAVVQAPAQPRGHAVEARVYAEDPAREHRPSAGLLTRVEFPQGVRVDGWVETGTEVTTSYDPLLAKVVAYSSDRAHALRRLDEALARTRVDGIETNLGLVRAALTQKDFEQATHSTATLASVSDPTPRIEVVSGGTLTTVQDWPGRTGYWQVGVPPCGPMDDLSFRLGNRALGNSDGAPGLECTLQGPSLRFTHATTVCVTGAPAPVTVDGSPVRQWEPVTVPAGAVLAVGAPAEHGLRTYVLFAGDGLDVPSFLGSAATFTLGRFGGHGGRALRTGDILHGGAVTGGSPVPVDARPEFGSVWQVAALEGPHAAPEFFTEDDIHEFYAADWKVHFNSARTGVRLVGPKPRWARGDGGEAGLHPSNIHDTPYSVGAVDFTGDMPVLLGPDGPSLGGFVCPATVISTERWKLGQFRPGDTVRFRPVSDDTSPRPPIVDSGVLARDGNVTYRRSGDDNLLVEFGPMQLDLALRMRVHALMEAVAEAAIDGVTDLTPGIRSLQIQTNPATLPPSELLTQVRRIAAALPPADELVVPSRTIHLPLSWDDPATREAIARYMAGVRDDAPWCPWNIEFIRRVNGLASVADVYDTVFDAEYLVLGLGDVYLGAPVATPLDPRHRLVTTKYNPARTWTAENSVGIGGAYLCVYGMEGPGGYQFVGRTTQVWSPWQQRGAFEPGSPWLLRFFDRIKWYPVDAEELLNLRADIVSGRFVPRVEEGVFSLADHETFLAEHADSIADFRARQQSAFAAERAAWEAAGEFTRAETPTTPPAPPAQTEIPAGGHLIEAEFPASVWQLHVDVGDTVTPGQPLLTLEAMKMESRVDSPVNGVVQELLTMPGTQVEAGTALVVLAPTGSRAP comes from the coding sequence ATGACCTTCGACACCCTGCTGGTCGCCAACCGGGGCGAGATCGCCGTACGCATCATCCGCACCGCCCGCGAACTCGGCCTGCGCACGGTCGCGGTGTACTCCGACGCCGACCGCGCCACGCCCCATGTCCGGCTCGCCGACGAGGCGGTACGGCTCGGCCCGGCGCCCGCGAAGGAGTCGTACCTCGACGCGGACCTGGTCCTGAAGGCCGCCAAGGACGCGGGCGCGGGGGCGATCCATCCCGGCTACGGCTTCCTCTCCGAGGACGCGGCCTTCGCCCGCCGCTGCGTGGACGCGGACATCGTGTTCGTGGGGCCGACCCCCGAGCAGCTGGAGCTGTTCGGCACGAAACACACGGCGCGGGCGGCCGCCGAGGCCGCGGGCGTCCCCCTGCTCCCCGGCACCGGGCTGCTGGCCTCGCTCGACGAGGCCCTCGACCGGGCCGCGGCCATCGGCTGGCCGGTGATGCTCAAGGCCACCGGCGGCGGAGGCGGTATCGGTATGGCGGCATGTCGATCCGTCGATGAACTGACCGAGGCCTGGGAGCGGGTGCAGCGCGTCGCCGCCGCTTCGTTCTCCGCGGCGTCTTCGTCAGGTGTCTACCTCGAACGCCTCGTCGAGCGGGCCCGCCATGTCGAGGTGCAGGTCTTCGGCGACGGCGACGGCCTCGTCGTCACCTTCGGCGACCGCGACTGCACCCTTCAACGCCGCAACCAGAAGGTCGTCGAGGAGGCCCCGGCCCCAGGCCTCCCCGACCATGTCCGCGCGCAACTGACCGCCTCCGCCCGCGACCTGTGCGCGAGCGTCGAGTACCGCTCCGCCGGAACCGTCGAGTTCGTATACGACACCGCACGCGAGGAGGCGTACTTCCTGGAGGTCAACACCCGCCTCCAGGTGGAGCATCCGGTCACCGAGGAGATCTACGGCGTCGACCTCGTCGCCTGGATGCTGCGCCTGGCGCGCGGCGACTCCGCCGTCGTCCAGGCCCCGGCGCAACCCCGCGGCCACGCCGTCGAGGCCCGCGTCTACGCCGAGGACCCGGCCCGCGAACACCGGCCGAGCGCGGGCCTGTTGACCCGGGTCGAGTTCCCGCAAGGTGTGCGCGTGGACGGCTGGGTGGAGACAGGTACCGAGGTCACGACGTCGTACGATCCGCTGCTCGCGAAGGTCGTCGCGTACAGCTCGGACCGCGCGCACGCGCTGCGGCGGCTCGACGAGGCGCTGGCCAGGACCCGCGTCGACGGCATCGAGACGAACCTGGGGCTGGTCCGGGCGGCGCTCACACAAAAGGACTTCGAGCAGGCCACCCACTCCACCGCGACCCTGGCATCGGTGAGCGACCCGACCCCGCGCATCGAGGTCGTCTCCGGCGGCACCCTCACCACCGTGCAGGACTGGCCAGGCCGCACCGGCTACTGGCAGGTCGGCGTGCCGCCCTGCGGCCCCATGGATGACCTGTCCTTCCGCCTGGGTAACCGGGCGCTCGGCAACTCCGACGGCGCCCCCGGCCTCGAATGCACCCTCCAGGGGCCGTCGCTGCGCTTCACCCACGCCACGACCGTCTGTGTGACGGGCGCCCCCGCCCCCGTGACCGTGGACGGCTCACCGGTCCGGCAGTGGGAGCCGGTGACGGTGCCCGCCGGAGCCGTGCTGGCCGTCGGCGCACCGGCGGAACACGGCCTGCGCACCTATGTGCTCTTCGCGGGCGACGGCCTGGACGTACCGTCGTTCCTCGGCAGCGCGGCCACCTTCACCCTGGGCCGCTTCGGCGGGCACGGCGGCCGCGCCCTGCGGACGGGCGACATCCTGCACGGCGGAGCCGTCACCGGGGGCTCACCCGTCCCGGTGGACGCGCGCCCCGAGTTCGGCTCCGTCTGGCAGGTGGCCGCCCTCGAAGGCCCGCACGCGGCGCCGGAGTTCTTCACCGAGGACGACATCCACGAGTTCTACGCCGCCGACTGGAAGGTCCACTTCAACTCGGCCCGCACCGGTGTACGGCTGGTCGGGCCGAAGCCGCGCTGGGCGCGCGGCGACGGCGGCGAGGCGGGCCTGCACCCCTCCAACATCCACGACACCCCGTACTCGGTCGGCGCCGTCGACTTCACCGGCGACATGCCGGTCCTGCTCGGTCCCGACGGCCCCTCACTGGGCGGCTTCGTCTGCCCGGCCACGGTGATCTCCACGGAACGCTGGAAGCTCGGCCAGTTCCGCCCCGGCGACACGGTCCGCTTCCGGCCGGTGTCCGACGACACCTCGCCCCGCCCGCCGATCGTCGACAGCGGCGTACTGGCCCGCGACGGCAATGTGACGTACCGCCGCAGTGGCGACGACAACCTGCTGGTCGAGTTCGGCCCCATGCAACTGGACCTCGCCCTGCGCATGCGGGTGCACGCCCTGATGGAGGCGGTGGCGGAAGCCGCCATCGACGGCGTCACCGACCTCACCCCCGGCATCCGCTCCCTCCAGATCCAGACGAACCCGGCCACCCTGCCCCCGTCCGAACTCCTCACACAGGTACGCCGGATCGCGGCGGCACTGCCCCCGGCGGACGAACTGGTCGTCCCCTCCCGCACCATCCACCTCCCCCTCTCCTGGGACGACCCCGCGACCCGCGAGGCCATCGCCCGCTACATGGCAGGCGTCCGCGACGACGCGCCCTGGTGCCCGTGGAACATCGAGTTCATCCGCCGCGTCAACGGCCTGGCGTCGGTGGCGGACGTCTACGACACGGTCTTCGACGCGGAGTACCTGGTCCTTGGCCTGGGCGACGTCTACCTGGGTGCCCCCGTGGCCACCCCGCTCGACCCCCGCCACCGCCTGGTGACGACGAAGTACAACCCGGCCCGCACCTGGACCGCGGAGAACTCCGTCGGCATCGGCGGCGCGTACCTCTGCGTCTACGGCATGGAGGGTCCCGGCGGCTACCAGTTCGTCGGCCGCACCACCCAGGTCTGGTCCCCCTGGCAGCAACGCGGCGCCTTCGAACCGGGCTCTCCCTGGCTGCTGCGCTTCTTCGACCGCATCAAGTGGTACCCGGTCGACGCGGAGGAACTCCTGAACCTACGGGCGGACATCGTGTCGGGCCGCTTCGTCCCGCGCGTGGAGGAGGGCGTCTTCTCCCTGGCCGACCACGAGACGTTCCTGGCGGAACACGCCGACTCCATAGCCGACTTCAGAGCCCGCCAGCAGTCCGCCTTCGCAGCGGAGCGGGCGGCCTGGGAAGCGGCAGGCGAGTTCACGAGAGCGGAGACCCCCACGACACCGCCGGCACCGCCCGCGCAGACGGAGATCCCGGCAGGCGGCCACCTGATCGAGGCCGAGTTCCCGGCGTCGGTATGGCAACTCCACGTCGACGTGGGCGACACGGTCACCCCCGGCCAGCCCCTCCTCACCCTGGAAGCCATGAAGATGGAGTCCCGAGTCGACTCCCCTGTGAACGGCGTGGTCCAGGAGCTGTTGACCATGCCGGGCACCCAGGTGGAGGCCGGCACGGCACTGGTCGTTCTGGCGCCGACAGGATCCCGGGCGCCCTGA
- a CDS encoding urea amidolyase associated protein UAAP1, with protein MATATTYGARDHARAQEGTRTEAMPVVPASSWPEPPCEASRLVWAETVAGGNYTHRVLARGTEFRLTDTHGDACAHLLLHHADRPWERLNVADTVKVQWNAYLGEGVLLLSDQGRVLASVVADTSGRHDALCGTSTLVRNTERYGDGTPQSPSPAGRELFKLAAAKNGLDPRDLPPSLSFFQGVRVRDDGTLDFTGSVGPGGSVTLRAEQDVTVLIANVPHPVDPRPEYVSTALEVLAWRARPTRPGDALWDATPEGRRAFLNTAEFLAARGIA; from the coding sequence ATGGCGACAGCGACGACGTACGGAGCACGTGATCACGCCAGGGCGCAGGAGGGCACCCGCACCGAGGCGATGCCCGTCGTACCGGCGAGCAGTTGGCCGGAACCCCCCTGTGAGGCGAGCCGCCTGGTGTGGGCGGAGACGGTGGCGGGCGGCAACTACACGCACAGGGTGCTGGCCCGCGGCACGGAGTTCCGCCTGACCGATACGCACGGCGACGCCTGCGCGCATCTGCTGCTCCACCACGCCGACCGGCCCTGGGAGCGGCTGAACGTCGCGGACACGGTCAAGGTCCAGTGGAACGCCTACCTCGGCGAGGGCGTCCTGCTCCTGTCCGACCAGGGCCGCGTCCTCGCCTCGGTCGTCGCCGACACCTCGGGCCGGCACGACGCGCTGTGCGGCACCTCCACTCTCGTACGCAACACCGAGCGATACGGGGACGGCACCCCGCAGTCCCCCTCCCCCGCCGGGCGCGAGCTGTTCAAGCTCGCCGCCGCCAAGAACGGACTCGACCCGCGCGATCTGCCGCCCTCGCTCTCCTTCTTCCAGGGCGTGCGGGTACGCGACGACGGCACCCTCGACTTCACCGGCTCCGTCGGCCCCGGCGGCAGCGTGACGCTGCGCGCCGAGCAGGACGTGACCGTACTGATCGCCAATGTGCCGCATCCGGTCGATCCGCGCCCGGAGTACGTCAGCACCGCGCTGGAGGTCCTCGCCTGGCGCGCCCGGCCGACCCGGCCCGGCGACGCCCTGTGGGACGCCACCCCCGAGGGCCGCCGCGCCTTCCTCAACACCGCCGAGTTCCTCGCCGCGAGGGGGATCGCGTGA
- a CDS encoding urea amidolyase associated protein UAAP2, which yields MKTVVVPARAAWSSVIRAGAALTITDLHGNQAVDFLVYDAHDTSVRYSAPDTIHAQGGIFLTTGSVLMSNEHTPLMTVVADDVGRHDTVGGACSKESNTLRYGHHTWSQHACVDNFLAEGAKHGLGKRDLVSNINWYMNVPVEKDGTLGIVDGISAPGLSLTLRAERDVLVLVSNCPQINNPCNGFDPTAVEMTITEAGGA from the coding sequence GTGAAGACCGTGGTCGTTCCCGCCCGCGCCGCCTGGTCGTCCGTGATCCGCGCCGGCGCCGCCCTCACCATCACCGATCTGCACGGAAACCAGGCCGTCGACTTCCTCGTGTACGACGCCCACGACACGTCCGTCCGCTACAGCGCCCCCGACACCATCCACGCGCAGGGCGGAATCTTCCTCACCACCGGCAGCGTGCTGATGTCCAACGAGCACACTCCGCTGATGACCGTGGTCGCCGACGACGTGGGCCGGCACGACACGGTCGGCGGCGCCTGCTCCAAGGAGTCGAACACCCTGCGGTACGGCCACCACACCTGGTCGCAGCACGCCTGCGTGGACAACTTCCTCGCGGAGGGCGCCAAACACGGCCTGGGCAAACGCGACCTCGTCTCGAACATCAACTGGTACATGAACGTGCCCGTCGAGAAGGACGGCACCCTCGGCATCGTCGACGGCATCTCCGCCCCGGGCCTCTCCCTGACCCTGCGCGCCGAACGCGACGTACTCGTCCTCGTCTCCAACTGCCCCCAGATCAACAACCCCTGCAACGGCTTCGACCCGACGGCGGTGGAGATGACGATCACCGAGGCAGGCGGCGCATGA
- a CDS encoding DUF742 domain-containing protein — protein sequence MTPPQRRRRHPKQEPPPPPLELEGPKDGEGERPPERLYILTGEDGERAPIDLVTLIVARADPPRSAAPEQSALLRLCQAPLSVAEISAYLNLPISVVTVLLTELLTAELVQARAPVIRQARADRSLLEAVMHGLQKL from the coding sequence ATGACTCCTCCGCAACGCCGACGACGCCACCCCAAACAGGAGCCACCTCCGCCGCCCCTGGAGTTGGAGGGGCCCAAGGACGGAGAAGGGGAGCGCCCCCCCGAGCGGCTCTACATCCTCACCGGAGAGGACGGCGAGCGGGCCCCGATCGACCTCGTCACGTTGATCGTGGCGCGCGCCGATCCACCGCGCTCCGCCGCTCCGGAACAGTCGGCGCTGCTCCGGCTCTGCCAGGCTCCCCTCTCCGTGGCCGAGATCTCGGCCTATCTCAACCTGCCGATCAGCGTGGTGACCGTCCTGCTCACCGAGCTGCTGACGGCCGAACTGGTACAGGCGCGCGCACCGGTCATCCGGCAGGCGCGAGCAGACCGTTCCCTCCTCGAAGCGGTGATGCATGGACTTCAAAAGCTCTGA
- the atzF gene encoding allophanate hydrolase, whose translation MSPQQHTLTRVRTAYARIDAVNRPELWIDLRRQPEVEAEARSIDERLAAGNHLPLAGRLFAVKGNIDVHGLPTTAGCPAYAYTPESDAPVVARLRNAGAIVLGITNLDQFATGLVGTRSPHGAVRNAHDPTRISGGSSSGSAVAVALGIVDFALGTDTAGSGRVPAAFNGIVGLKPTRGLVPTTGVVPACASLDCVTVFARTLPEAEQALAHMASPPSRDLPPLPQRAPSPWRVAVPPRDQLGELDEGWAEAYEAAVHQLASAGAEIRPLDLTPFTEAAAMLYQGAFVAERYTAVGSFIDKAITDGVDSLDPTVVGIITRARDIPAHQLFTDQAHLADLRTRALTELADADALLLPTTPGHPTLAEVAADPLGSNARLGRFTNSTNLFDQAAVAVPAGEANGLPFGVMLIGPAFTDARLARIAALLQPEPQLAVVGAHLSDQPLNPQLLSLGAHLERTTTTAPVYRLHALRTTPPKPGLVHAGEDGASIETEVWRLPAEGLGRLLAALPRPMTLGTIELSDGTHVPGFLCEPDALADAEDITRYGSWRSYLNR comes from the coding sequence ATGTCGCCCCAGCAGCACACCCTCACCAGAGTCCGTACGGCCTACGCCCGCATCGACGCCGTAAACCGCCCCGAGCTCTGGATCGACCTGCGCCGACAACCAGAGGTCGAGGCCGAGGCCCGCTCCATCGACGAACGTCTCGCCGCCGGCAACCACCTCCCCCTCGCCGGCCGCCTCTTCGCCGTCAAGGGCAACATCGACGTCCACGGCCTCCCCACCACCGCCGGCTGCCCGGCCTACGCGTACACACCGGAGTCCGACGCCCCCGTGGTCGCCCGCCTCCGCAACGCCGGCGCCATCGTCCTCGGCATCACCAACCTCGACCAGTTCGCCACAGGCCTCGTCGGCACCCGTTCCCCCCACGGCGCCGTCCGCAACGCCCACGACCCGACCCGCATCAGCGGCGGCTCCAGCTCGGGCTCGGCCGTAGCGGTAGCCCTCGGCATCGTCGACTTCGCCCTCGGCACGGACACGGCGGGCTCCGGCCGCGTCCCCGCCGCCTTCAACGGCATCGTCGGACTGAAGCCCACCCGAGGCCTGGTCCCCACCACCGGCGTCGTCCCGGCCTGCGCCTCCCTGGACTGCGTGACGGTGTTCGCCCGCACCCTCCCGGAAGCCGAACAGGCCCTCGCCCACATGGCCTCCCCGCCGTCCCGCGACCTCCCGCCCCTGCCCCAGCGCGCCCCCAGTCCCTGGCGCGTCGCCGTCCCCCCGCGCGACCAACTCGGCGAGCTGGACGAGGGCTGGGCGGAGGCATACGAGGCGGCAGTACACCAACTGGCCTCCGCAGGCGCGGAGATCCGCCCCCTCGACCTCACCCCCTTCACCGAGGCGGCGGCGATGCTGTACCAGGGCGCGTTCGTCGCCGAGCGCTACACAGCCGTAGGAAGCTTTATCGACAAGGCGATCACAGACGGAGTCGACTCCCTCGATCCCACCGTCGTCGGCATCATCACCCGCGCCCGCGACATCCCGGCCCACCAACTCTTCACCGACCAGGCCCACCTGGCCGACCTGCGCACCCGGGCCCTCACCGAACTGGCCGACGCGGACGCCCTGTTGCTGCCCACCACTCCGGGCCACCCCACCCTCGCCGAAGTGGCCGCCGACCCGCTGGGCTCGAACGCCCGCCTGGGCCGCTTCACCAACTCCACGAACCTCTTCGACCAGGCCGCGGTGGCCGTCCCGGCGGGCGAGGCGAACGGCCTCCCCTTCGGCGTCATGCTGATCGGACCGGCGTTCACGGACGCCCGCCTGGCCCGCATCGCCGCGCTCCTCCAACCGGAGCCCCAGCTGGCCGTGGTGGGCGCCCACCTCTCGGACCAGCCGCTGAACCCTCAGCTCCTGTCCTTGGGCGCCCACCTGGAACGAACGACCACAACGGCCCCGGTCTACCGCCTGCACGCCCTGCGAACGACCCCACCCAAGCCGGGCCTGGTCCACGCGGGCGAGGACGGCGCCTCAATCGAGACGGAGGTATGGCGCCTCCCCGCAGAAGGCCTGGGCCGCCTACTGGCGGCCCTTCCCCGCCCCATGACCCTGGGCACGATCGAACTCTCCGACGGCACCCATGTCCCCGGCTTCCTCTGCGAGCCTGACGCCCTGGCGGACGCCGAGGACATCACGAGGTACGGCAGCTGGCGCTCATATCTGAACCGCTGA
- a CDS encoding sensor histidine kinase has protein sequence MVSVQSPPGGRELPDVRVLLLPAILMAAATGTTVSLVTGSVRLAVGLCGTVATLLLVAVAVIAVRGRRRTVRQLRAEQGRRTASLEQRIAAHDQEFTRLGKEILPAALYRLRGGESPSEVIRHVIDGDAEWRELPKSQRDVLYTVLDVIDRETAMRDSSQRSFVNIARRVQAIVHQQNKELREMEEDHGRNPEVFDDLLRIDHGTALIGRLADSIAVLGGSRPGRVWPKPVPLYSCLRGAMSRILEYRRIELHSIAKVNVNGVSVEPVIHACAELLDNATRYSPPHTKVHVTAIEVQTGIAIEIEDGGVSLNEESRAKVEDMLKKAQRGEDIQDMGGSPRLGLAVVGRLSTMYKMKISLRPSAYGGVRAVVVVPRNMLTEEPAPGLAHGIGAAAVPTMDTGGVEGPDRKPKRRRPTTGPRIPSSAEEMAPGMEDDVPVVTEWTANGLPQRRSRMTIPLSQRYAEAAAAEAAAEAAMAAAPVWQPEPEPKKELPPPGLWVEAFMEGLKRDPDPKAATRNPNDAAAPAESSAATGFTASTANNESAHSEAGDEGDLK, from the coding sequence ATGGTGAGTGTTCAATCGCCTCCCGGTGGCCGTGAACTTCCCGACGTGCGCGTGCTGTTGCTACCGGCGATACTGATGGCCGCGGCGACCGGGACCACCGTCTCCCTGGTGACGGGGTCGGTCCGGCTCGCCGTCGGCTTGTGCGGCACCGTCGCGACGCTCCTGCTGGTCGCGGTCGCGGTCATCGCGGTGCGCGGACGCCGTCGTACGGTCCGCCAACTCCGCGCCGAACAAGGGCGGCGGACCGCCAGTCTCGAACAGCGCATCGCCGCCCACGACCAGGAGTTCACCCGGCTGGGCAAGGAGATCCTGCCCGCCGCGCTGTACCGACTGCGCGGCGGAGAATCCCCCTCAGAGGTGATTCGTCATGTCATCGACGGTGACGCCGAGTGGCGCGAACTTCCCAAGTCCCAGCGTGACGTGCTGTACACGGTGCTCGACGTCATCGACCGCGAGACAGCGATGCGCGACTCCTCGCAGCGTTCCTTCGTCAACATCGCCCGACGTGTCCAGGCGATCGTGCACCAGCAGAACAAGGAACTCCGGGAGATGGAGGAGGACCACGGGCGCAACCCTGAGGTCTTCGACGACCTGCTGCGCATCGACCACGGCACCGCGCTGATCGGCCGGCTCGCCGACTCCATCGCCGTCCTCGGCGGCAGCCGCCCCGGCCGTGTGTGGCCCAAGCCCGTCCCGCTCTACAGCTGCCTGCGCGGCGCCATGTCCCGCATCCTGGAGTACCGCCGCATCGAGTTGCACTCGATCGCCAAGGTCAACGTCAACGGCGTCTCCGTCGAACCGGTCATCCACGCCTGCGCCGAACTCCTCGACAACGCCACCCGCTACTCGCCGCCGCACACCAAGGTGCACGTCACCGCCATCGAGGTGCAGACCGGCATCGCCATCGAGATCGAGGACGGCGGCGTCAGCCTCAACGAGGAGTCCCGCGCCAAGGTCGAGGACATGCTCAAAAAGGCCCAGCGGGGCGAGGACATCCAGGACATGGGCGGCAGCCCGCGCCTCGGCCTCGCCGTCGTGGGCCGACTGTCCACGATGTACAAGATGAAGATCTCGCTCAGGCCGTCCGCCTACGGTGGGGTCCGCGCCGTGGTCGTCGTACCACGCAACATGCTCACCGAGGAGCCCGCACCCGGTCTCGCCCACGGCATCGGCGCCGCCGCCGTGCCGACCATGGACACCGGAGGCGTCGAGGGCCCCGACCGCAAGCCCAAGCGCCGCCGCCCGACCACCGGACCGCGGATCCCGAGCTCCGCGGAGGAGATGGCCCCGGGCATGGAGGACGACGTCCCCGTCGTCACCGAGTGGACGGCCAACGGCCTGCCGCAGCGCCGCAGCCGGATGACCATCCCGCTCAGCCAGCGGTACGCCGAGGCAGCCGCGGCCGAGGCAGCGGCCGAAGCCGCGATGGCCGCCGCGCCCGTGTGGCAGCCCGAGCCCGAACCGAAGAAGGAACTGCCGCCTCCCGGCCTGTGGGTCGAGGCGTTCATGGAGGGACTCAAGCGCGACCCGGATCCCAAGGCCGCCACCAGGAACCCGAACGACGCGGCCGCCCCGGCCGAGTCCAGCGCGGCCACCGGGTTCACCGCTTCCACCGCGAACAACGAGTCGGCCCACAGCGAGGCCGGCGACGAGGGGGATCTCAAGTGA